The Vicia villosa cultivar HV-30 ecotype Madison, WI linkage group LG1, Vvil1.0, whole genome shotgun sequence genome includes a region encoding these proteins:
- the LOC131632150 gene encoding scopoletin glucosyltransferase-like, which translates to MNMEGEEKPLKIYFIPYLAPGHIIPLCDIATLFASRRQHVTIITTPSNAQILRKSIPLNQHLRLHTVPFPSQELGLPDGVESLSSATNTDKLVKIYQVTTLLQPPIQQFVEQNPPDCIVADFLFPWVDELANKLQIPRFAFNGFSLFAICAIESVKANSLYESSCYVIPDLPHSISMNATPPKVMSELLEALLETVFKSNGIIVNSFAELDGEDYIKHYEETTGHKAWHLGPASLIRRTLQEKSERGEQSVVNMHECLSWLDSKRVNSVLYICFGSVCHFEDKQLYEISCAVEASGHEFVWVVPEKKGKEDESEEEKEKWLPKGFEERMIAKKKGLIIKGWAPQVMILNHHAVGAFLTHCGWNSTVEAVSAGVPMITWPVHGEQFYNEKLITQVQGIGVEVGAAEWRMMGFGEREKIVSRESIEKAVRRLMDGGDEAEKIRQSALEFGDKAKMAVQEGGSSHMNLTVLIDELLQLRDRKFLE; encoded by the coding sequence ATGAATATGGAAGGAGAAGAGAAACCCCTTAAAATCTACTTCATACCTTACTTAGCACCTGGTCATATAATCCCTCTATGCGATATAGCAACTCTCTTCGCTTCACGCCGTCAACATGTCACCATCATAACCACACCTTCCAACGCTCAAATCCTTCGTAAATCCATCCCTTTAAACCAACACCTCCGTCTTCACACCGTTCCATTTCCTTCCCAGGAACTTGGCCTCCCTGACGGCGTTGAAAGCCTCTCCTCCGCCACTAACACTGATAAACTCGTTAAAATCTACCAAGTCACCACTCTTCTCCAACCACCTATCCAACAGTTTGTCGAGCAGAACCCACCTGATTGCATCGTCGCGGATTTCTTGTTTCCGTGGGTTGATGAGCTTGCAAACAAGCTTCAAATTCCTAGATTCGCTTTCAACGGTTTCTCACTCTTTGCTATATGTGCCATTGAATCTGTTAAAGCAAACTCTCTTTATGAATCTTCATGTTATGTAATTCCTGACCTTCCTCATTCTATCTCCATGAACGCAACACCGCCGAAGGTAATGAGTGAACTGTTGGAAGCGCTTTTGGAAACGGTGTTCAAAAGTAATGGAATCATTGTGAACAGTTTCGCTGAACTTGACGGTGAAGACTACATCAAACACTACGAGGAAACCACAGGTCACAAAGCTTGGCATCTTGGTCCAGCTTCTCTTATTCGTAGAACACTTCAAGAGAAATCAGAGAGAGGAGAACAGAGCGTGGTGAACATGCATGAGTGCTTGAGTTGGCTCGACTCAAAGCGAGTTAACTCGGTGTTGTATATATGCTTCGGAAGTGTGTGCCATTTTGAAGATAAACAGCTTTACGAAATTTCGTGTGCTGTAGAAGCATCAGGTCACGAATTCGTATGGGTTGTTCCAGAGAAGAAAGGGAAGGAAGATGAgagtgaagaagagaaagaaaagtgGTTGCCGAAGGGATTTGAAGAGAGAATGATTGCGAAGAAGAAGGGTTTGATTATTAAGGGGTGGGCACCGCAGGTTATGATTCTGAACCACCATGCTGTGGGTGCGTTTTTGACGCATTGTGGGTGGAATTCAACCGTGGAGGCTGTTAGTGCGGGGGTTCCGATGATAACATGGCCGGTTCATGGTGAGCAATTCTACAATGAGAAGTTGATAACGCAGGTGCAGGGGATTGGGGTGGAGGTGGGTGCAGCTGAGTGGAGGATGATGGGGTTTGGGGAAAGAGAAAAGATTGTGAGTAGAGAGAGTATTGAGAAGGCTGTGAGGAGGTTAATGGATGGTGGTGATGAAGCTGAGAAAATCAGACAGAGTGCTCTAGAGTTTGGGGATAAGGCCAAAATGGCAGTTCAGGAAGGTGGCTCATCTCACATGAATTTAACTGTCTTGATTGATGAACTTCTACAATTGAGGGACCGCAAGTTTCTAGAGTAA